The Nocardioides sp. cx-173 genome segment AGGCCGCCGCCCGCTTGGCCGAGCTGACCGGGGTCGCGTCGCACGACGTGGCGCTGGTGCTGGGCTCGGGCTGGCTGCCGGCGGTCGACGCGCTGGGCGAGGCGACGGCCGAGATCGACGCCACCGACCTGCCCGGCTTCTCGGCCGCCGCGGTGGCCGGGCACTCGGGGAGGATCCGCTCCATCCGGGCCGGCGAGCGCAACCTGCTGGTCTTCCTCAGCCGCACCCACTACTACGAGGGCAAGGGCGTCGCGGCGGTCGTGCACGGCGTGCGCACGGCGGCGGCCGCGGGGTGCCGGACCATCGTCCTCACCAACGGCTGCGGCGGCCTCAAGGAGACCTGGACGCCGGGCACCCCGGTCCTGATCAGCGACCACGTGAACCTCACCGGCCGCTCCCCCATCGTGGGCCCCCGCTTCGTCGACCTCACCGACCTCTACTCCGCCCGGCTGCGCGGGCTCTGCCGGGAGGTGGACCCGAGCCTCGACGAGGGCGTCTACGTGCAGTTCCCCGGCCCCCACTACGAGACCCCGGCCGAGATCGCCATGGTGCGCGCCATCGGCGGCGACCTGGTCGGCATGAGCACGACGCTCGAGGCCATCGCCGCCCGCGAGGCCGGGATGGAGGTCCTCGGGATCAGCCTGGTCACCAACCTCGCCGCGGGCATCACCGGCGAGCCGCTCAACCACGAGGAGGTCCTCGAGGCGGGTCGGGCGGCGGCGTCGCGGATGGGCGAGCTGCTGGGGCGCGTCGTCCCGACCCTCTGACCGGCTGACCCTCGGCCGGCCAGGACGGTCATCTGCGGGGATATGAGGTAAGGCAGACCTTAGTAAGGTTATGCTTCGTCCGTCGTCTCGGACCCTCTCGCAGAATTGACCTCCCGCCATGTCCCGCCCCATGATCGCGGCCCTGCTCGCCGCCTTCACCCTGAGCGCCTGCGGCCCCGTCCTCGACTCGCCCGGCGACGAGGCCGGCACCACGACCGCGGCGGCACCGGCGCCGCCGCTGAGCGACGTCACCCCGATCGACGACCCGCGCGCGTGGCAGGGCGAGGTCTCGATCAACCTGCCCGACCCGGTCATCGCGCCGGCCCAGACCGACCCCGAGCCGCGGCTGCCCGTCACCGTGACCGACGCCCAGGGCACCAAGGTCACCGTGACGGACACCAGCCGGATCCTCGCCCTCGACGTCTACGGGACCCTGGCCCACACCGTCTTCGAGCTCGGCCTGGGCGACCGCGTCGTCGGGCGGGACGTCTCGTCGTCGTTCCCGGAGATCGCCGACCGTCCGGTGGTCACCCAGAACGGCCATGAGCTCAGCGCCGAGGCGATCCTCGACCTAGACCCGACCGTGGTCCTCTCCGACACCTCCCTCGGACCGTTCGACGTGCTGCTGCAGCTGCGCGACGCCGGGATCCCGGTCGTCATCACCGACTCCAACCGCAGCCTGGACAACCTCTCCTCGCTGACCCAGGAGGTGGCCGACGCCCTCGGCGTTCCCGCCGCGGGACGCGAGCTCGGCCAGCGGCTCGAGCGCGACGCGGACCGGATCACCCGGCAGGTCGCCGAGGTGGCCCCGCAGGACGTCACCGGGCAGCTGCGCACCATCTTCCTCTACGTACGGGGCCAGGCGGGCGTCTACTACATGTTCGGCGAGGGATCGGGGGCCGACTCCCTGATCACCGCGGCCGGCGGCTACAACGTGGCCGCCGAGATCGGCTGGAGCGGCATGAAGCCGGTCAACGACGAGGGCCTGATCGCCGCCGCCCCCGACGCGATCCTAATGATGAACGAGGGCCTGGAGTCCGTCGGCGGCGTGGACGGGCTGCTGAAGCAGTTCCCGGCGCTGACGAGCACGCCGGCCGGCGAGAACCGCCGGATCATCGCCATGGACGACGACCAGGTGCTCAGCTTCGGCCCGCGCGCCGCCGACGTCATCAACGCGCTGGCCGTGGCGTTCTACGCACCGGACGACCTGTGAGCCGCGCGTGACCCTCCGCCAGGCCCGGCCCGCGTCCGACGTCGCGGCCCCCGACTCGCCCACCGCCCGCAGCGACCGTCGTACGACGCGCGGCACGCTGCTGTGCGTCGCACTGCTGCTCGCGCTGGCCGTCTCGGGAGTCGCCGCCGCCGGGTCGGGACAGCTGGCGATCCCGTTCGACGAGGTGGCGGGCTCCTTCCTGCACCGTCTCGGCCTCGACCTCGGGCCGATGCCGACCCACCCGCGCGGCGACGACACCCTGTGGACCGTCCGGTTCCCGCGGGTGGCCATGGCGATGGTCGTCGGCGCGGCCCTGGCCGTGGCCGGCACGGTGATGCAGGGCGTGTTCGGCAACCCCCTCGCCGAGCCGAGCGTGGTCGGCGTCTCCTCTGGCGCCGCGGTCGCCGCGGCGATCTCGATCGTCTTCGGCCTCACCTTCGCCGGCACCTGGACGATCGCCGTGTGCGCCTTCGCGGGTGGCCTGCTCACGACGCTCACCGTCTACGCCCTCTCGCGCGCCGACGGGCGCACCGAGGTGGTGACCCTCGTGCTCACCGGAATCGCCGTGAACGCGGTGGCCGGAGCCGGCCTCGCGCTGCTGATGTTCCTGGGCGACACCCAGGCGCGCGAGCAGATCGTCTTCTGGCAGCTCGGCAGCCTCAACGGCAGCCGCTGGTCCTACATCTGGGTGGTCGGCCCGATCGCCGCGATCGGCATCCTCGCCTCGTTCGCGGGCGCCCGCAGCCTCGACCTGCTCGCGCTCGGGGAGCGACAGGCCCGCCACCTCGGCGTCCACGTGGAGCGGCTGCGGGTCCTGATGATCGTGGTCGTCGCCCTGCTGACCGCCGCGGCCGTGAGCTTCTGCGGGATCGTCGCGTTCGTGGGGCTGGTCGTGCCCCACCTCCTGCGCATGGTGACGGGCCCCGGTCACCGCGTGCTGCTGCCGGCCTCGATGCTGGCCGGCGCGCTGGTCCTGGTCGTCGCCGACATGGGCGCCCGGACGCTCGTCGCGCACGCCGACCTGCCGCTCGGCATGCTGACCTCGCTGGTGGGCGGGCCCTTCTTCTTCTGGCTGCTGCGCCGCACGCGCCGTACGGCGGGGGGCTGGTCGTGATCGCCCTCGGGGCCCGCGGCGTCGTGGTCCGCTTCGGATCCACGACCGTCCTCGACGGCGTCGACCTCGACGTCCGCCACGGGGAGGTGCTCGCGCTGGTCGGTCCGAACGGGGCCGGGAAGTCGACGCTCCTGGGCGTGCTCGCCGGCGACCTCGCCCCGCAGGAGGGCAAGGTCGAGGTGCTGGGCCGCCCGCTCGAGGACTGGCG includes the following:
- a CDS encoding purine-nucleoside phosphorylase; this translates as MSTTPDLPDHSPYDLADEAAARLAELTGVASHDVALVLGSGWLPAVDALGEATAEIDATDLPGFSAAAVAGHSGRIRSIRAGERNLLVFLSRTHYYEGKGVAAVVHGVRTAAAAGCRTIVLTNGCGGLKETWTPGTPVLISDHVNLTGRSPIVGPRFVDLTDLYSARLRGLCREVDPSLDEGVYVQFPGPHYETPAEIAMVRAIGGDLVGMSTTLEAIAAREAGMEVLGISLVTNLAAGITGEPLNHEEVLEAGRAAASRMGELLGRVVPTL
- a CDS encoding heme/hemin ABC transporter substrate-binding protein — encoded protein: MSRPMIAALLAAFTLSACGPVLDSPGDEAGTTTAAAPAPPLSDVTPIDDPRAWQGEVSINLPDPVIAPAQTDPEPRLPVTVTDAQGTKVTVTDTSRILALDVYGTLAHTVFELGLGDRVVGRDVSSSFPEIADRPVVTQNGHELSAEAILDLDPTVVLSDTSLGPFDVLLQLRDAGIPVVITDSNRSLDNLSSLTQEVADALGVPAAGRELGQRLERDADRITRQVAEVAPQDVTGQLRTIFLYVRGQAGVYYMFGEGSGADSLITAAGGYNVAAEIGWSGMKPVNDEGLIAAAPDAILMMNEGLESVGGVDGLLKQFPALTSTPAGENRRIIAMDDDQVLSFGPRAADVINALAVAFYAPDDL
- a CDS encoding FecCD family ABC transporter permease, which produces MTLRQARPASDVAAPDSPTARSDRRTTRGTLLCVALLLALAVSGVAAAGSGQLAIPFDEVAGSFLHRLGLDLGPMPTHPRGDDTLWTVRFPRVAMAMVVGAALAVAGTVMQGVFGNPLAEPSVVGVSSGAAVAAAISIVFGLTFAGTWTIAVCAFAGGLLTTLTVYALSRADGRTEVVTLVLTGIAVNAVAGAGLALLMFLGDTQAREQIVFWQLGSLNGSRWSYIWVVGPIAAIGILASFAGARSLDLLALGERQARHLGVHVERLRVLMIVVVALLTAAAVSFCGIVAFVGLVVPHLLRMVTGPGHRVLLPASMLAGALVLVVADMGARTLVAHADLPLGMLTSLVGGPFFFWLLRRTRRTAGGWS